Proteins co-encoded in one Lineus longissimus chromosome 11, tnLinLong1.2, whole genome shotgun sequence genomic window:
- the LOC135496057 gene encoding GEL complex subunit OPTI-like — protein sequence MTTRQRKGEKDIVKEPTKLDIFHKALKPESKWTDKDEFLDVIYWFRQIIGFVIGVAWGIFPFKGIIAIIVFFAINAGVVHIYFSSFQKADEEEYGGMVEILKEGLMTSFASFLVSWIICYSALHGV from the exons ATGACGACTAGACAAAGGAAAGGAGAAAAAGATATTGTCAAAGAACcgacaaaacttgatatattTCACAAAGCTCTCAAACCTGAGTCAAAATGGACAGATAAA GATGAGTTTTTGGATGTAATCTACTGGTTCAGACAGATCATTGGTTTTGTCATTGGTGTAGCATGGGGTATTTTTCCATTCAAAGGAATAATTGCTATCATTGT ATTTTTCGCAATAAATGCTGGTGTAGTCCACATCTATTTTAGTTCATTCCAAAAAGCTGATGAAGAGGAATACGGGGGCATGGTGGAGATATTAAAAGAAGGATTAATGACATCATTTGCATCGTTTTTG GTTTCATGGATTATTTGTTATTCAGCCTTACATGGAGTATGA
- the LOC135496056 gene encoding uncharacterized protein LOC135496056 gives MMRPAGEPGLGPSPSCGHGASSGGDSASLFQTGDAATGARLMRDEQNSRIQGQEKHGTPSRQAAGNASFENHLSKQNVEYKVILQFDDSYLKTGPGIIKFILTLLSVISLICVTSSGTYLGSYLLLPMDWHLRAFVFTAVGCFLTSLLFLTIQITGLIKMFQFNWHFVDLAVFSWFTFLYLFSSSLVASAVVYYKSIEVKPWTIEQLIIACVLGFMCMVFCGLLALNGYRKWHGSSQFRRFRLQELERLDRLYNLENV, from the exons ATGATGCGACCAGCTGGGGAACCTGGCCTTGGTCCAAGCCCAAGTTGTGGGCATGGGGCCAGTTCTGGTGGAGACTCGGCTTCTCTCTTTCAGACAGGTGATGCTGCAACAGGCGCCAGGTTAATGCGGGATGAGCAGAACAGCAGAATACAGGGCCAGGAAAAGCATGGTACCCCCAGCAGACAAGCTGCTGGCAACGCATCATTTGAAAATCATTTGTCAAAACAGAATGTCGAATACAAAGTAATCCTGCAGTTCGATGATAGCTACTTAAAAACTGGACCTGGGATAATAAAGTTTATTTTGACG CTCCTCTCGGTCATTTCCCTCATCTGCGTGACCAGCTCAGGGACCTACCTCGGTTCCTACCTACTTCTGCCCATGGATTGGCATTTGAGAGCGTTTGTCTTCACTGCTGTTGGATGTTTCTTGACCAGCCTACTCTTCCTGACCATTCAGATTACAGGCCTAATCAAAATGTTCCAATTCAATTGGCATTTTGTG GATCTTGCCGTCTTCTCATGGTTCACCTTCCTCTACCTATTTTCCTCCTCCCTGGTTGCCAGTGCCGTGGTTTATTACAAGTCAATCGAAGTCAAACCTTGGACCATTGAGCAGTTGATCATTGCATGC GTGCTTGGTTTCATGTGCATGGTATTCTGTGGATTGCTCGCACTGAATGGCTACAGGAAGTGGCATGGGTCTAGCCAGTTCCGGCGGTTCCGTCTTCAGGAGCTGGAGCGACTGGACCGATTATACAACTTGGAAAACGTCTAG